The region CCGCGCCGGCGGCGAGATCGCCGTTCCCGGTCGCGTCGATGAAGATGTCGCCCTCGATCTCCCCGAGCCCGTCGGCGGCCGGAACCTGAAGGGACTCGATCGTGCTCCCGCGCAGCTGGACCGCGCTCACCGGGGACTGGAACCGGATGTCGACGCCGGCCTCGGCAAGCATGGTGAAGGCCACCAGCTTCACCATCTCGACGTCGACCGGGGTGGTGGAGTACATGTGGGCGTTCCGGATGGCCACGGGGCCAGGGCTGGCCCCGACCTGCTGCATCCGGCGGATGAACTCCGCCGGGATCCCCTCGATCACGCGCTTGCCCTGCCGGTTCTCGAAGGTGTGCATGCAGAGGCCCAACGTCATGTTGCCGCCGAGAAAGCTGTGCCGCTCGAGCAGGGTGACGCGCGCCCCCATGCGGGCTGCGGCCAGCGCCGAAGCGATCCCCGACGGCCCTCCACCCACGACGACGACCTGCGCCGATGGGCCCATGGCTGGTCATCTCCCTCCGGCCAGCGAGTTCTGGTACTTCTTGCAGTAGACCGTTGCGGCCTCTCGCGAGGCTGGAGCGATGGTAGCACATACGCCTCCGGGGGCCCCGTCCCCGAGCATGGCCGTGGGCATCTCCATGCCCCGGCAGCCGGCGGGGTGCACCACGATGGTCGGCTCGAACTGGACGAACTCCATGTCCACGAGGCGCGCGCCGGCCCTAGGTGATCCGGGGGCCAACGCAGATTGACATCGTCACCGATCCTGGCTGTCGCTCGAGCCTAGCACAGGGCGGCCTGTCCGGGCCCGCGTGTCAATGCCGGCGAGGGGATCGCGCGCTCCGCCACGGTGGGGGAATGCGACTGGAAGATCCCACTTGTCGGGACCGCCGGGCCGGACTACGATGCATCCGCCATGGACCGGGGCGACGCGGTCGTGATCGGCGGGGGCGTGATGGGGGCGAGCATCGCCTACCATCTCGCGCGGCGCGGCGTCGGCCGCACCGTCCTCCTCGAGAAAGCGACGGTCTGCTCGGGCACCTCCGCCAAGTCGTCCGCCATCGTCCGCACGCACTACACCACACGCCCCACGGCCACGATGGCGCTCCTGGCGCGCCGCATGATGGAGACGTTCCGCGAAGACGTGGGGGCCGAGTGCGGCTTCGTGCGCACGGGCATGCTCGTGATCGGCACCGCGGAGGGCCGCGACGGCATGGCCCAGACCGTGGCGATGAACCGGGAGCTCGGCATCGAGACCGGCTTCGTGAGTCGCGAGGAGGCGCGGCGCATCGATCCCCTTGTCGATCCGCCCGAGGGCGCGCCGATCGTCTACGAACCCCGGTCCGGGTACGGAAACCCCCACGACGTGGCGCAGAGCTACGCCCGGCGCTTCGTGGAGCTTGGCGGCGTGCTCCACCAGGGCGCCGAGGTCACC is a window of Candidatus Rokuibacteriota bacterium DNA encoding:
- a CDS encoding FAD-dependent oxidoreductase, encoding MGPSAQVVVVGGGPSGIASALAAARMGARVTLLERHSFLGGNMTLGLCMHTFENRQGKRVIEGIPAEFIRRMQQVGASPGPVAIRNAHMYSTTPVDVEMVKLVAFTMLAEAGVDIRFQSPVSAVQLRGSTIESLQVPAADGLGEIEGDIFIDATGNGDLAAGAGIPFEVGRPGDGKIQPASVVFTLEGVDLGPAIRRAGKGMAESVTPYSDGKVIPVWFALTTTPWNTVIEEKGYFLGRDREFW